Proteins encoded by one window of Polaribacter haliotis:
- a CDS encoding glycosyltransferase: protein MILPVLFYAFVVFAGIQIIYYLAFTSFLFADKKQEKKLAKEIPISVIICAKNEAKNLKEFLPYIIEQNYPDFEIVLINDASSDKTQEVMEGFKDKNSNVKIISVENIEAFWGNKKYALTLGIKAAKNEHLLFTDADCKPISKNWISEMSKNFSQEKSIILGFGKYQKEKKLVNLFVRFETLLTAIQYFSYAKLGSPYMAVGRNLAYEKAEFFNVKGFINHMHIKSGDDDLFIKDAANKENTIICTTEDSFTVSKAPKSFKEWFRQKRRHISTANHYKFKHQFSLGLFFVSKVFFFALATALFFYYPWKIILSIVLGYYLIQFLVVGFSAKKLKEPQIIFLLPFLEIGLLLFHFSIFITNLISKPNHWK from the coding sequence ATGATTTTACCTGTACTTTTCTACGCCTTTGTAGTTTTTGCAGGCATACAAATTATTTATTATCTCGCATTTACTTCCTTTTTGTTTGCTGATAAAAAACAAGAAAAAAAATTAGCAAAAGAAATTCCTATTTCTGTAATTATTTGTGCTAAAAATGAAGCTAAAAACTTAAAAGAATTTCTTCCTTACATTATTGAACAAAATTATCCGGATTTTGAAATTGTTCTCATAAATGATGCTTCTTCTGATAAAACCCAAGAAGTTATGGAGGGTTTTAAAGATAAAAATTCGAATGTTAAAATTATTAGTGTAGAAAATATTGAAGCTTTCTGGGGAAATAAAAAATATGCATTAACATTAGGTATAAAAGCTGCAAAAAACGAGCATTTATTATTTACAGATGCCGATTGTAAACCCATTTCTAAAAATTGGATATCTGAAATGAGTAAAAATTTCTCTCAAGAAAAATCTATTATTTTGGGTTTTGGGAAATACCAAAAAGAGAAAAAATTAGTAAACCTATTTGTTCGTTTTGAAACGTTGTTAACTGCCATTCAATATTTTAGTTACGCAAAATTAGGTTCTCCTTATATGGCTGTTGGTAGAAATTTAGCGTACGAAAAAGCCGAGTTTTTTAATGTAAAAGGTTTTATAAACCATATGCACATTAAATCTGGTGATGACGACTTATTCATTAAAGATGCTGCCAATAAAGAGAATACAATTATTTGTACAACAGAAGATAGTTTTACGGTTTCCAAAGCTCCTAAATCATTTAAAGAATGGTTTCGCCAAAAAAGGAGACACATTTCTACAGCGAACCATTATAAGTTTAAACATCAATTTTCTTTAGGTTTGTTTTTTGTTTCTAAAGTGTTCTTTTTTGCTTTAGCAACTGCTCTATTTTTCTATTATCCTTGGAAAATTATATTGTCGATTGTGTTGGGTTATTATCTAATTCAGTTTTTAGTTGTTGGCTTTTCAGCTAAAAAATTAAAGGAACCACAAATAATCTTTTTACTACCTTTTTTAGAAATTGGGCTATTATTGTTTCATTTTAGTATATTTATAACTAATTTGATTTCAAAACCCAATCATTGGAAATAG
- a CDS encoding RNA polymerase sigma factor, translating to MEIDNTKIEQNIAKAKNGSQSAFRFLLNSFWGDVYSYQLKRTNSENDAEDIAIQTFSKAFDKINSFDEKYVFKTWLITISKNVHIDLLRKKNSSISVETTKEQEDKIYLVIDENPTPEDKIIREQNLAKLLRDIKQLKPKYQEVIQLRYFQELSYKEISEHINEPMNNVKVKLLRAKKLLAEIIKES from the coding sequence TTGGAAATAGACAATACAAAAATTGAACAAAATATTGCAAAAGCGAAAAATGGTAGTCAATCTGCATTTCGTTTTCTGTTAAATTCTTTTTGGGGAGATGTTTACAGTTACCAATTAAAGCGCACAAATAGCGAGAATGATGCAGAGGATATTGCAATACAGACTTTTTCTAAAGCGTTTGATAAAATAAATAGTTTTGACGAAAAATACGTTTTTAAAACATGGTTAATTACCATTTCTAAAAACGTACATATCGATTTATTGCGTAAGAAAAACAGTTCTATTTCTGTTGAAACAACCAAAGAACAAGAAGATAAAATTTATTTGGTTATTGATGAAAACCCCACTCCAGAAGATAAAATTATTCGAGAACAAAATTTAGCAAAATTGTTAAGAGATATTAAACAATTAAAACCTAAATACCAAGAAGTTATTCAGTTACGCTACTTTCAAGAATTGAGTTACAAAGAAATTTCTGAACATATTAACGAACCAATGAACAACGTAAAAGTAAAACTTTTGCGTGCAAAAAAGTTATTGGCGGAAATTATTAAGGAGTCTTAA
- a CDS encoding Nramp family divalent metal transporter yields MKKSFLQSIGPGLLFAGAAIGVSHLVQSTKAGAEFGFGLLWALLLVHIIKYPFFQFGPRYATATGETLLDGYRKLGKGVLIAYYIINFATMFTIQAAVTIVTAGLASQLFGFTNDLVLWSTILLFVSLIFLVIGKYKLLDNLMKYIIVILTISTIIAVLVALFSTKEVFDVTQILPSGTVEITFLIAFLGWMPAPLDVSIWHSIWSVEKDKTTVIKTKPKDAISDFNIGYIGTLFLGICFVLLGALVMYKSGETFSNKGGVFASQLINLYTKNLGDFSYIFIAIAAFTTMFSTTITTLDASPRAMNRTTKLLFNKELKYGYWFWIIFLFVGTFLILKYFMDNMGLLVKVATILSFLTAPFYAILNYVLVTGKHMPQQHQPNIYLKGLSIVGIVFLIGFSIWFLMNI; encoded by the coding sequence ATGAAAAAATCCTTCTTACAATCTATAGGTCCAGGTTTGTTATTTGCAGGTGCAGCAATTGGGGTTTCTCATTTGGTACAATCTACAAAAGCAGGTGCAGAGTTTGGTTTTGGATTGTTATGGGCTTTGTTATTGGTGCATATTATTAAATATCCGTTTTTTCAATTTGGGCCACGTTATGCAACTGCAACAGGAGAAACTTTATTAGATGGTTACAGAAAGTTAGGAAAAGGTGTCTTAATCGCTTATTATATTATCAATTTTGCGACGATGTTTACCATTCAAGCTGCTGTAACTATTGTTACTGCTGGTTTGGCTTCACAATTATTTGGCTTTACAAACGATTTGGTTTTATGGTCTACAATTTTACTTTTTGTGAGTTTAATTTTTTTGGTTATTGGAAAATATAAACTGTTAGATAATTTAATGAAATATATTATTGTAATCTTAACAATTAGTACAATAATTGCAGTTTTAGTAGCGCTTTTTAGCACCAAAGAAGTTTTTGATGTTACACAGATTTTACCATCAGGAACTGTAGAAATTACTTTTTTAATTGCGTTTTTAGGTTGGATGCCAGCTCCTTTAGATGTTTCCATTTGGCACTCTATTTGGTCTGTAGAAAAAGACAAAACAACCGTTATAAAAACCAAGCCAAAAGACGCAATTTCCGATTTTAATATTGGTTATATTGGCACCTTATTTTTAGGAATATGCTTTGTACTTTTAGGAGCACTAGTAATGTACAAATCTGGAGAAACCTTCTCGAATAAAGGTGGTGTATTTGCTTCTCAATTGATAAACTTGTACACCAAAAATTTAGGCGATTTTTCTTATATTTTTATTGCAATTGCGGCGTTTACAACGATGTTTAGCACAACAATTACCACTTTAGATGCTTCTCCAAGAGCCATGAATAGAACCACAAAATTGTTATTTAATAAAGAATTAAAATATGGTTACTGGTTTTGGATCATCTTCCTTTTTGTTGGTACTTTTTTAATTTTGAAATACTTTATGGATAATATGGGTCTTTTAGTAAAAGTTGCTACTATTTTATCTTTTTTAACAGCACCATTTTATGCGATTCTAAACTATGTTTTAGTCACAGGAAAACATATGCCACAACAACATCAACCTAATATTTATTTAAAAGGTTTAAGTATTGTTGGGATTGTATTTTTAATCGGATTTAGTATTTGGTTTTTAATGAATATATAA
- the lipA gene encoding lipoyl synthase, whose protein sequence is MAVDSVILPERPKKPKWLRVKLPVGKKYTELRGLVDKYKLNTICTSGSCPNMGECWGEGTATFMILGNICTRSCGFCGVKTGRPETVEWDEPEKVARSIKIMSIKHAVITSVDRDDLKDGGSIIWAETVDAIRRANPNTTLETLIPDFQGNTKQIDRIIEVHPEVVSHNMETVRRLTREVRIQAKYDRSLGVLKYLKENGMRTKTGLMLGLGETEEEVIQTMKDLRAVNCDVITIGQYLQPSKMHLPVKEFITPEQFKKYETLGLEMGFMYVESGALVRSSYKAHKHAI, encoded by the coding sequence ATGGCTGTAGACTCTGTAATCCTTCCTGAAAGACCAAAAAAACCAAAATGGTTGCGTGTAAAATTACCTGTGGGTAAAAAATATACGGAATTAAGAGGTTTGGTAGATAAATACAAACTGAACACTATTTGTACAAGTGGAAGTTGTCCAAATATGGGCGAATGTTGGGGAGAAGGAACTGCAACATTTATGATTCTTGGAAACATTTGTACGCGTTCTTGTGGTTTTTGTGGTGTAAAAACTGGAAGACCAGAAACTGTAGAATGGGATGAGCCAGAAAAAGTGGCGCGTTCAATTAAAATTATGAGTATTAAACATGCAGTAATTACTTCTGTAGATAGAGACGATTTAAAAGATGGTGGTTCCATTATTTGGGCAGAAACTGTGGATGCGATTCGTAGAGCAAACCCAAATACAACTTTAGAAACTCTAATTCCAGATTTTCAAGGAAATACAAAACAAATAGACAGAATTATAGAAGTGCATCCAGAAGTGGTTTCTCATAATATGGAAACTGTTAGAAGATTGACTCGTGAAGTTAGAATTCAAGCAAAATACGATAGAAGTTTAGGTGTTTTAAAATACCTAAAAGAAAACGGAATGAGAACCAAAACTGGTTTAATGTTAGGTTTGGGAGAAACTGAAGAAGAAGTAATACAAACTATGAAAGACTTACGTGCAGTAAATTGCGATGTTATTACAATTGGACAATATTTACAACCAAGTAAAATGCATTTACCTGTAAAAGAATTTATAACTCCAGAGCAGTTTAAGAAATACGAAACTTTAGGTTTAGAAATGGGCTTTATGTATGTAGAAAGTGGTGCTTTGGTGCGTTCTTCTTACAAAGCACATAAACATGCCATTTAA
- a CDS encoding dipeptidase: MKYLKTLAVLLVLISCKETKEVEDLETKAKRIHDKVMTLDTHVDINVSNFTDSINYTQKLTNQVNLPNMEEGGLDVAFFIVYTGQGDLTEEGYDKAYKNAMSKFEAIHKLAKDIAPDRISLAVNSKEAREVYASGKKVAMIGVENAYPIGTDISRVKQFYDLGARYMSLSHNGHSQFCDSNTGESDNVWLHDGVSDLGKKVIKEMNKWGMMIDVSHPSKKAMQDMIALSKAPIIASHSSARALCNHSRNLDDEQLGWLKENGGVVQTVAFRSYVNTEKDKLYRGELDVLIKELAKEQNLEILSWADVRKIEGAERQNYIDKYRRISKEAKEKIKNTDVSPVNVSDFVDHIDYLVKKMGINHVGISSDFDGGGGVDGWNDASETFNVTKELVKRDYTEEEIEKLWNGNLLRVLDEVQEIAKEIQSKP, translated from the coding sequence ATGAAATACCTAAAAACCCTTGCTGTTTTACTCGTACTAATCTCTTGTAAAGAAACCAAAGAAGTGGAAGATTTAGAAACCAAAGCAAAACGTATTCACGATAAAGTAATGACGTTAGATACGCATGTAGATATTAATGTGTCTAACTTTACAGACAGTATTAATTACACACAAAAATTAACCAACCAAGTAAACTTACCAAACATGGAAGAAGGTGGTTTGGATGTTGCCTTTTTTATAGTGTATACAGGTCAAGGAGATTTAACTGAAGAAGGGTATGACAAAGCTTATAAAAATGCGATGAGCAAGTTTGAGGCGATTCATAAATTAGCAAAAGATATTGCACCAGACAGAATAAGTTTGGCTGTAAACTCCAAAGAAGCAAGAGAAGTTTACGCTTCTGGAAAAAAAGTAGCCATGATTGGTGTAGAAAACGCTTATCCAATTGGTACAGATATTTCTAGAGTAAAACAGTTTTACGATTTAGGCGCAAGATATATGAGTCTTTCACATAATGGACATAGTCAGTTTTGTGATTCCAATACTGGTGAAAGTGACAATGTTTGGTTGCATGATGGAGTGAGTGATTTAGGAAAAAAAGTAATTAAAGAAATGAATAAATGGGGAATGATGATTGATGTTTCTCATCCGTCTAAAAAAGCAATGCAAGATATGATTGCACTTTCTAAAGCGCCAATTATTGCTTCTCATTCTTCTGCAAGAGCTTTGTGTAACCACAGTAGAAATTTAGATGACGAACAATTAGGTTGGTTAAAAGAAAATGGAGGAGTTGTGCAAACAGTTGCTTTTCGCTCTTATGTAAATACAGAAAAAGATAAATTATATAGAGGTGAACTAGATGTTCTAATAAAAGAGTTAGCGAAAGAACAAAATTTAGAAATTTTATCTTGGGCAGATGTTAGAAAAATAGAAGGTGCTGAAAGACAAAATTATATAGATAAATATAGACGTATTTCCAAAGAAGCAAAAGAAAAAATAAAAAATACAGATGTTTCTCCAGTTAATGTTTCCGATTTTGTAGATCACATCGATTATTTAGTAAAGAAAATGGGAATAAACCATGTTGGAATTAGTTCCGATTTCGATGGTGGAGGAGGAGTAGATGGCTGGAATGACGCTTCTGAAACATTTAATGTTACTAAAGAATTGGTAAAAAGAGATTACACAGAAGAGGAAATAGAAAAATTATGGAATGGAAATCTATTAAGGGTTTTAGATGAAGTTCAGGAAATTGCAAAAGAAATTCAATCTAAACCTTAG
- a CDS encoding pyridoxal-phosphate dependent enzyme, which produces MKYAKNILETIGNTPLVQLNSVTKEVDALVLAKVETFNPGNSVKDRMALKMIEDAEADGRLQPGGTIIEGTSGNTGMGLALAAIVKGYKCIFVISDKQSKEKMDILRAVGAEVIVCPTNVEPSDPRSYYSVSKRLGAETPNSWYVNQYDNPSNAIAHYEQTGPEIWEQTEGKITHFVVGVGTGGTVSGVAKYLKEKNPNIKIWGVDTYGSVFKKYHETGIFDENEIYPYITEGIGEDILPKNVDFSLIDGFTKVTDKDAAVYTRKIAKEEGIFVGNSAGSAIKGLLQLKHHFTKDDVVVVLFHDHGSRYVGKMFNDDWMRERGFLEEDIKTAADLVKNDEKRTLVTVQTEELVSHAIERMRDFKISQIPVKDINGFVGSIDESVLLHNFIADKNIADKPIKDIMGKPYPIVKKSAKLDAISKLITKENQAVLVDLENGNYHIITKYDIISAM; this is translated from the coding sequence ATGAAATACGCAAAAAATATATTAGAAACCATTGGAAATACGCCTTTGGTACAATTAAATTCGGTAACAAAAGAGGTGGATGCTTTGGTGTTGGCGAAAGTAGAAACGTTTAACCCAGGGAATTCTGTAAAAGATAGAATGGCATTAAAAATGATTGAAGATGCAGAAGCAGATGGACGTTTACAACCTGGAGGAACTATTATAGAAGGAACTTCTGGAAACACAGGAATGGGTTTGGCTTTGGCAGCAATTGTAAAAGGTTACAAATGTATTTTTGTAATTTCGGACAAACAGTCGAAAGAAAAAATGGATATTTTACGTGCTGTGGGTGCAGAAGTAATTGTGTGTCCAACAAACGTAGAACCAAGTGATCCTCGTTCTTATTACTCGGTTTCTAAACGTTTGGGAGCAGAAACGCCTAATTCTTGGTATGTGAATCAGTATGACAATCCAAGTAACGCAATTGCACATTATGAGCAAACTGGGCCAGAAATTTGGGAGCAAACTGAAGGGAAAATCACTCATTTTGTAGTGGGTGTTGGAACTGGAGGAACAGTTTCTGGAGTTGCAAAATATTTGAAAGAGAAAAACCCAAATATTAAAATTTGGGGAGTAGATACTTATGGATCTGTTTTTAAAAAATATCATGAAACTGGTATTTTTGACGAGAATGAAATTTATCCATACATTACAGAAGGAATTGGAGAAGATATTTTGCCAAAAAATGTCGATTTTTCGCTAATTGACGGTTTTACGAAAGTAACGGATAAAGATGCTGCTGTTTATACAAGAAAAATTGCAAAAGAAGAAGGGATTTTTGTTGGTAATTCTGCAGGTTCTGCCATCAAAGGATTATTACAATTAAAACATCATTTTACTAAAGACGATGTTGTAGTGGTTTTATTTCACGATCATGGAAGTAGATATGTGGGTAAAATGTTTAACGACGATTGGATGCGTGAGAGAGGTTTCTTGGAAGAAGATATTAAAACTGCTGCAGATTTGGTAAAAAATGACGAGAAAAGAACCTTGGTAACTGTACAAACAGAAGAATTGGTTTCGCACGCCATCGAAAGAATGCGTGATTTTAAAATTAGCCAAATTCCTGTAAAAGATATCAATGGTTTTGTGGGTTCTATAGACGAATCTGTTTTGTTACACAATTTTATTGCTGACAAAAATATTGCTGATAAGCCAATTAAAGATATTATGGGAAAACCATATCCTATTGTTAAGAAATCTGCAAAATTAGACGCTATTTCTAAGTTAATTACCAAAGAGAATCAAGCTGTTTTGGTGGATTTGGAGAATGGGAATTATCATATTATTACGAAGTACGATATTATAAGTGCGATGTAG
- a CDS encoding ABC transporter permease — MNYELFIAKRIIAGKKYKNSISSPIIKIAITAISLGIAVMLIAVAIASGFQGKIRDKIAGFKGHVQILNYDNNNSDVSTTPIDIHQDFYPEFKDIEGIKNVQIFANKAGILRTKTDFEGIIFKGVSSDYDWTFFEEYVIEGKLPDFNQSRTRDVLLSKTVVNRLQLKLNDTINATFLKTSTSKLPSNKKYVITGIYNTGFAQFDKNMMIGDIREVQKLNKWTENQVGGFEVLLDNFDKIQEKGDEIYSKIGSTLNSKTIIDMNQTVFDWIKLFDNNVWVIIIIMIFVAGINMITALLVLILERVQMIGILKALGSTNTGIRKVFLYNASYLILKGLFWGNVIGLSIIGIQYFFELITLNPETYYVNVMPVFISLKAIILLNLGTLFMCFLMLIIPSYIITKINPSKSIKFA, encoded by the coding sequence TTGAATTACGAGTTATTTATTGCAAAACGCATTATCGCTGGCAAAAAGTATAAAAATAGCATTTCATCGCCAATAATAAAAATTGCAATCACTGCAATTTCATTAGGAATTGCGGTTATGTTAATTGCTGTAGCAATCGCATCTGGTTTTCAGGGTAAAATTCGCGATAAAATCGCCGGTTTTAAAGGTCATGTTCAAATCTTAAACTACGATAATAATAATTCTGACGTTTCTACAACTCCTATTGATATCCATCAAGATTTTTATCCGGAATTTAAAGATATAGAAGGAATAAAAAATGTGCAAATATTTGCAAATAAAGCAGGAATTCTTCGAACAAAAACAGATTTCGAAGGCATTATTTTTAAAGGTGTTTCATCTGATTACGATTGGACTTTTTTCGAAGAATATGTTATAGAAGGGAAGTTGCCCGATTTTAATCAGTCAAGAACAAGAGATGTTTTATTGTCGAAAACGGTTGTAAATCGATTGCAATTAAAACTGAATGACACAATTAACGCTACATTTTTAAAAACATCTACAAGTAAATTACCTTCCAATAAAAAATATGTAATTACTGGAATTTACAACACTGGCTTTGCTCAGTTTGATAAAAATATGATGATTGGCGACATCAGAGAAGTACAAAAACTAAATAAATGGACCGAAAATCAAGTTGGTGGTTTTGAAGTTTTACTCGATAATTTCGATAAAATTCAAGAAAAAGGAGACGAAATTTATAGCAAAATTGGTTCCACTTTAAACAGCAAGACCATAATAGATATGAACCAAACTGTTTTCGATTGGATTAAATTATTCGATAATAATGTTTGGGTAATTATTATAATTATGATTTTTGTTGCTGGTATAAATATGATTACAGCTTTACTCGTTTTAATTTTAGAACGTGTACAAATGATTGGAATTTTAAAAGCATTGGGAAGCACAAATACTGGCATTCGAAAAGTGTTTTTATACAACGCTTCTTATCTTATTTTAAAAGGACTTTTCTGGGGGAATGTAATTGGTTTATCCATTATTGGAATTCAGTATTTTTTCGAATTAATTACTTTAAATCCAGAAACTTATTACGTAAATGTAATGCCAGTTTTTATCTCTTTAAAAGCAATTATTTTATTAAATTTAGGAACCTTATTTATGTGTTTTTTAATGCTGATAATTCCTTCTTACATAATTACCAAAATAAATCCTTCGAAGTCTATTAAGTTTGCTTAA
- a CDS encoding exo-beta-N-acetylmuramidase NamZ family protein, translating to MIKLIHLKSTYLFLFLLLNFQLISCAQKKVKDSKLEIQSSKNETLEIKTGAEQTNLYLDLLKDKKVGIVANQTSVLSVLQRAEVAPNVMGSKKVTHHLVDYLHNYGGITVTKVFSPEHGFRGKADAAELIKDGVDTKTGLPIISIYGKSKKPSAKQLEGINVMVFDIQDVGARFYTYISSLHYVMEACAENGIPLIILDRPNPNAHYIDGPVLEMEHTSFVGKHPVPVVYGMTIGEYGQMINGEKWLKNGIQCDLKVIPNKNYTHNSRYSLSIKPSPNLPNDKSINLYPSLGFFEGTTINAGRGTEFQFQRYGAPFFKKTDFSYTPKANEGAKYPKHKGKLCYGVDLSKTPQLSKIDLSFLMDAYKQTPKTEKFFGETFTIHAGTKKLQQQLEQGLSEKEIRASWVDGLEKFKIVREKYLIYE from the coding sequence ATGATAAAATTAATTCACCTCAAAAGTACATATTTATTCTTATTTCTATTGTTGAATTTTCAGCTGATTTCTTGTGCACAGAAAAAGGTTAAAGATTCAAAACTGGAAATTCAAAGTTCAAAAAATGAGACATTAGAAATTAAAACAGGCGCAGAACAAACCAATTTATACCTCGATTTACTAAAAGATAAAAAAGTTGGTATTGTAGCCAACCAGACTTCAGTTTTATCTGTTTTACAAAGAGCGGAAGTTGCACCAAATGTTATGGGTTCTAAAAAAGTAACGCATCATTTAGTAGATTATTTACATAATTATGGCGGAATTACAGTAACTAAAGTTTTTTCTCCAGAACATGGTTTTCGTGGAAAAGCAGATGCTGCAGAATTGATTAAAGATGGTGTTGATACCAAAACAGGTTTACCAATTATCTCTATTTATGGAAAAAGTAAAAAACCGTCTGCAAAACAATTAGAAGGAATTAATGTAATGGTTTTTGATATTCAAGATGTGGGAGCTCGTTTTTACACTTATATTTCTTCTTTGCATTATGTAATGGAAGCTTGTGCAGAAAACGGAATTCCGCTTATTATTTTAGACAGACCCAATCCAAATGCACATTATATAGATGGTCCTGTTTTAGAAATGGAACACACTAGTTTTGTTGGTAAACATCCTGTTCCTGTAGTTTATGGAATGACCATTGGCGAATATGGACAAATGATTAATGGAGAAAAATGGCTCAAAAACGGAATACAATGTGATTTAAAAGTAATTCCGAATAAAAATTATACGCATAATTCGAGATATTCTTTATCCATAAAACCTTCACCAAATTTACCAAATGATAAAAGTATAAATCTATACCCAAGTTTAGGTTTTTTCGAAGGAACAACAATTAATGCTGGTCGTGGAACAGAATTTCAATTTCAAAGATATGGAGCGCCATTTTTTAAGAAAACTGATTTTTCATACACTCCAAAAGCAAATGAAGGTGCAAAATATCCAAAGCACAAAGGAAAATTGTGTTATGGAGTAGATTTAAGTAAAACGCCTCAATTATCAAAAATTGACTTGTCTTTTTTAATGGATGCATATAAACAAACTCCAAAAACAGAAAAGTTCTTTGGAGAAACTTTTACAATTCACGCAGGAACAAAAAAACTGCAACAACAATTAGAACAAGGTTTATCAGAAAAAGAAATTAGAGCAAGTTGGGTTGATGGTTTGGAGAAATTTAAAATTGTTCGTGAGAAATATTTGATTTATGAATAG
- a CDS encoding GIY-YIG nuclease family protein, with protein MKTIHQYYVYLLASKIRGTLYIGVTNDLQRRVYEHKMGIKKGFTQKYGVNRLVYFETYQNIEEAITRENNMKKWKRDWKIKLIEEENIQWLDLAKDWYDDIL; from the coding sequence ATGAAAACTATCCACCAATATTACGTGTATCTTTTAGCTAGTAAAATTAGAGGAACTTTATACATTGGTGTTACAAACGATTTACAAAGAAGAGTTTACGAACATAAAATGGGAATCAAAAAAGGTTTTACACAAAAATATGGTGTAAATAGATTGGTTTATTTTGAAACTTATCAAAATATTGAAGAAGCAATTACCAGAGAAAACAACATGAAAAAATGGAAACGTGATTGGAAAATTAAACTAATTGAAGAAGAAAATATACAATGGCTCGATTTAGCAAAAGATTGGTATGATGATATTTTATGA
- a CDS encoding sterol desaturase family protein yields the protein METIFNYFETIPTAHRSLILVGGITFFWLLEGAIPLFKFDYKKWKHAVPNLFFTLTTIIINFALAFLLLKTADWVQANNFGIINWLPEMPLLLYVVLGVLFLDFFGAYLAHYTEHKIKPLWMVHLVHHSDHKVDTTTANRHHPIESVIRFAFTLLGVFVVGTPIAIVFIYQSMSLIFTQFTHANIKMSPKVDKFLSYFIVSPDMHKVHHHNMLPYTDSNYGNIFSIWDRIFGTYLELDREKIIYGVDTFPDEVKNSSLKELLKQPFQGYRKPTGVEEV from the coding sequence TTGGAGACTATTTTTAATTATTTTGAAACCATACCAACTGCCCACAGAAGTCTTATTTTAGTTGGTGGAATTACTTTTTTTTGGTTATTAGAAGGAGCAATTCCATTATTCAAATTCGATTATAAGAAGTGGAAACACGCAGTTCCCAATTTGTTTTTTACATTAACGACGATCATCATAAATTTTGCATTAGCTTTTTTATTATTAAAAACGGCAGATTGGGTGCAAGCAAATAATTTCGGAATTATCAATTGGTTACCAGAAATGCCTTTGTTGTTGTATGTTGTTTTAGGCGTTTTATTTTTAGATTTCTTTGGTGCGTATTTAGCACATTACACAGAGCACAAAATAAAACCTTTGTGGATGGTTCATTTGGTGCATCATTCAGATCATAAAGTAGATACAACCACTGCAAACAGACATCATCCTATAGAAAGTGTTATTCGTTTTGCGTTTACATTGTTGGGTGTTTTTGTAGTTGGAACTCCCATTGCAATTGTGTTTATATATCAATCTATGTCGTTGATTTTTACACAATTCACCCATGCAAATATTAAAATGTCTCCAAAAGTAGATAAATTCTTGAGTTACTTTATTGTTTCTCCAGATATGCATAAGGTTCATCATCATAATATGTTGCCTTATACAGATTCTAATTATGGAAATATTTTTTCTATTTGGGATAGAATTTTTGGAACCTATTTAGAATTAGACAGAGAAAAAATTATCTATGGAGTAGATACTTTCCCTGATGAAGTTAAAAATTCTTCTTTAAAAGAGTTGTTAAAACAACCTTTTCAAGGATATCGAAAACCTACTGGTGTTGAGGAAGTTTAG
- a CDS encoding YkgJ family cysteine cluster protein — protein sequence MEKRLQELPKLAQEAKKESEKYFARLKKRTPKRLDYLMQELHDKEFEKTDCLTCGNCCKTTSPIFTDTDVERISKSLKMKVAAFQDQYLERDEDDFMVLKTAPCSFFDESDNTCFIYNVRPKACAEYPHTNRKKFIGITDLTIANTAVCPAAYNIVEKLKEVLPLEGNKKVRRS from the coding sequence ATGGAAAAACGTTTACAAGAACTACCAAAATTAGCGCAAGAAGCAAAGAAAGAAAGCGAAAAATATTTTGCAAGATTAAAGAAACGAACGCCAAAAAGATTGGACTATTTAATGCAAGAATTGCACGACAAAGAGTTTGAAAAAACAGACTGTTTAACGTGTGGAAATTGTTGTAAAACTACCAGTCCGATTTTTACAGATACAGATGTAGAAAGAATTTCCAAGTCTTTAAAAATGAAGGTTGCAGCTTTTCAAGATCAGTATTTAGAAAGAGATGAAGATGATTTTATGGTGTTAAAAACAGCTCCATGTTCATTTTTTGATGAATCTGATAATACTTGTTTTATATATAATGTAAGACCAAAAGCATGTGCAGAATATCCGCATACAAATCGTAAAAAGTTTATCGGAATTACGGATTTAACCATTGCAAATACAGCTGTTTGTCCTGCTGCTTATAATATAGTAGAGAAATTAAAGGAAGTTTTGCCTTTAGAAGGGAACAAGAAAGTTCGAAGGTCTTAA